In the Geobacter sp. FeAm09 genome, one interval contains:
- a CDS encoding GTP-binding protein, with protein sequence MRLVTVAGPPSSGKTSVIIKAAEALQGEGITVGVVKFDCLSTGDQGLYERRGIAAKTGLSGSLCPDHFFVSNIQECLQWGEQSGFDLLISESAGLCNRCAPHIKDVCAVCVIDNLSGVETPRKIGPMLKMADIVVVTKGDIVSQAEREVFAYRVRQVNPGAVIINVNGLTGQGGYELGRLLSAAEETASLTGRLLRFTMPAALCSYCLGQRRIGSDYQMGNVRKMDFS encoded by the coding sequence ATGAGGCTCGTCACCGTGGCCGGCCCCCCCTCGTCGGGCAAGACCTCTGTCATCATCAAGGCTGCCGAGGCGCTGCAAGGGGAGGGGATCACGGTGGGGGTCGTCAAGTTCGACTGCCTCTCCACCGGCGACCAGGGGCTGTACGAGCGCCGCGGCATCGCGGCGAAGACCGGCCTGTCCGGCAGCCTCTGCCCGGACCACTTCTTTGTCAGCAATATCCAGGAATGTCTGCAATGGGGCGAGCAGAGCGGTTTCGACCTGCTGATCTCCGAGAGCGCCGGCCTGTGCAACCGCTGTGCGCCCCACATCAAGGACGTGTGCGCGGTCTGCGTGATCGATAACCTGAGCGGGGTGGAGACGCCGCGCAAGATCGGGCCGATGCTCAAAATGGCGGACATCGTGGTGGTCACCAAGGGGGACATCGTCTCCCAGGCCGAGCGGGAGGTGTTCGCCTACCGGGTGCGCCAAGTCAATCCGGGCGCGGTCATCATCAACGTCAACGGCCTCACCGGCCAGGGGGGGTACGAGCTGGGGCGGCTGCTGTCCGCCGCGGAGGAGACGGCTTCCCTCACCGGCAGGCTGCTGCGCTTTACCATGCCCGCGGCGCTCTGCTCCTACTGTCTCGGCCAGCGCCGCATCGGCAGCGATTACCAGATGGGCAACGTCAGGAAGATGGATTTTTCCTAA